A window of Candidatus Tumulicola sp. genomic DNA:
GTCGTCATACCGGAACGGGAAGTATTCCAGAAGGTCGGATGCGGTCGCGATTCCGAGCTCCAGAAAGAGCGGCGCAGTTTTGGGGCCGACCCCGCGAAGCTTCGAGATGTCAATCACGAGATGCCGGCGCGCTCAGGCGTTGCAACTGATGATAGGCTGCGCGAACGTGCGGCACATCGACGTCATAGCGTCCGGCAAGCTCGACGACGGCACCCAACATCGGGTCGATTTCGAGCGGTTTGTCCGACCGAAAATCCTGTAACATCGAAGTGCGTACGTCGTCCAGACGGGCCGCGTACGCGATGCGCGCGTCGATGTCGGCGTCGGCGACGACGCCCATCGCGCGTCCGACGTCCAGCGTTTCGTGCATCAAACGGCGAACCTCGGCGACTTGCCGCTCGTTGCCGAGCATCGTGCGGATCGACGCGTCTTCGAGCGTACTGACGGAGTTCAATCCCACGTTGTTGACGAGCTTTAGCCAGGCGATCGCACGAATGTCATCGTCGACTTCCGCATGCAAACCGGCGTCACGCATGATGCTCGCGATTGCCGCGACGCGCGGCTGCGCCGTCGCCGCAACCCCACCCAAGACGTAGCGCAAACCTCCACTCTGAACGATGCTTCCGGGAGCTTCGACCCGCCCCGAAACGTGAACCACACCCCCGACGATGCGCTCGTCTTCGAACGCGCTCCCGAGCACGCCACCGGGATCCACCGACTGCAACGCGGGTCGACGCACGTACCAAAACGGCACGCCGTTCTGCAGCGTCACGATCGTCGCGCCGGAATAACGCGGGTCGGACAGACTTTGGACCAGCGACGGTTCCCATTGGTGCGATTTGAAGGCCAGCACGAGCGCGTCGAAGCTTCCTAACGCGCGGACGTCTTCGGCGGCCTCGACGCGGACGTCAAACGAGCCGAGATCGCTTCGAACGTGCAGTCCGTTCCGCCGAATGGCCTCGAGGTGGGCGCCGCGTGCAACGACGCCGACGGCCACTCCGGATCGCGCGAGCGCGGCGGCGACGAAACCGCCGATCGCGCCGGCACCGATTACCGCAATCCGCATTTACAAAATCGTTGAGGCGACGGGCAGATTTGAACTGCCGGATGGGGCTTTTGCAGAGCCCTGCCTTACCACTTGGCTACGTCGCCACGACACCGTCCGATTAGGACACTGGAGCGGGTAGTGGGAATCGAACCCACGCGTCGACCTTGGGAAGGTCACAGGCTACCATTACATCATACCCGCGGTCGGTTGGTCCGCACACTACCACGGTTACGGATGAAACCCTTGGACAACCCATGGTTTCACCCGCGAGCGCTCGAAAACCGTCCGCCGTGACCTGGGTCTACCTGGTGCCGCCATGGCTACTATTCGCCGGCGTCTTATTCGTGGCCATCGGGCTGTCGACGCTCGGGCTGTGGGTGAGCCGCCAGGTACTCAATCGCCGCGAAGAACTGACGCATAACGACGTCGCAGGCCCGATCATCGCCACGGTCGGAACGATTTTGGCCGTGATCCTTTCGTTTCTGCTGGTGACCGTTTGGCAGGAGTACGACGGCGTCGCCGCCACCGTGGTGCAAGAAGAGAGTGCCGTGGCCGACCTGTTTCGCCTTTCCGACCATCTGCACGAGCCCGCATCGATGACGTTGCGCTCCCTGATGCGTTCCTACGTTAACGAGGTCGTCGAGCGAGAGTGGCCGGCGATGCGTCGCGGAGAGAGCAGCCCGACCGCCAGGAAAGAAATCCTGGACACCATTTCGGTATTGTCGGCGTATGAGCCCAAGACCACCGGCGATGCGACCCTTCAGGATCACGCGCTGACGCTCGCGACGACCATTGCCGATTCGCGTCGCTCCCGGCTCTTTGCAAATCAGCAGGGCATCCCAATGTTCTTTTGGGTGGGCGATATTCTATTGGCAGCGATTACGATCGGCTTCTGCTTCTTATTCCGCGTGCGCAGTTTCGGCGCGCACTTGCTCATGACGGCCGGCCTTACGACCGTCATCGCTACCATTTTCGTGCTGATCGCCCTCTTCGATTACCCGTTCAGAGGCGACAGCCAGATAAAGCCGACGGTCTTCATGTCGCTGCAACAGACGATGGGCGGCGCGCTCCCTATCCAATCAGACTGACGGAACGCGATAACACGATAGCGATCGTCGCAAACGAGACCGCCGCCTCGATCATCATTGCCGTTTTAGCTCGGCGAGACAACGGCAGCGCGTCCGCCGGGCTGAAGGCCGTCGCATTGGTGAATGCCAGATAGAGATAGTCAAAAAACGCGGGCGTCCAATGCGGGTCGTAGGCGCTGGGACAGGTCGTCTCCGAGAACGACATCTGCGGAAACAGAAAATCCGGCCTATGCGAGCCGTGCGCCGCAGCATCCCGCTCGCGGATCGCGGGACCGCCGCCATCCAATTCCCAAAACCACAATCCGAACACCAAGACGTTGGTCAACCAAATTTGCCCGCCGTTGCGCAACAGCACCAACGCCGAGTCGAACGTTTTCGCCTTTACCGGATGGAAGAACGCGGCGATCAATAATACGATCGACGCGATATTGAAAAAGTTGACGATCGCGATCGAGAGCAATCCGAGAACTCGTATGCGACGATTATCTGCTGCTCGTCGCGGCGCTAGATAGAATAACGGCACCAGCACCAGCAGCACGAGCAGCGGTGCGATCCAAACGGGTCCTATCGTTAGGCGAGGCGGCAGCGTAATGTAGAGCGACAACGCGGCGCCTACGGCTAGCACTGCATGCCAGCGCGGTTCGTGACGAATCGTATACGAGGGTTCGCGCTTGGCCATTGGGCTCGGGGTTCGCGTACGGGCACGCGCAACCCGCCGCCGCTGGATGGTATCATGACGCGTATGCCGACCGATTTTCGCGATGGTCAAACCTTTCCGCGGCCCGGACGCCAAACAGCCGGCGACGCGATGTGGCTATTCCGCCTTTCCGATAAAGCCCGTGCGGCCAAAGCGGGCACCATTCACGACTATATCTATCCATGTCCGATGGACCGCGGCGTACTAGAACGCTGGGGAGTTGCAATCACCGAATTCGAAGCCGCGCTCGACGAGTACGGCGACGATGCAACGCTGATGGTTTGGTTCCGCACGCGCGTTCTTCCCGAAGCGGTGCAAAGCGCGAACACCTGGCTGCAAGACGAGAAATCGGAGAACATGGATCGCCAGGACCGCGAAGAGGGCGTAGCTCCTTCCACGAACGCGTGATGGGCGAGCGCGTCGAGTTCGTACGTCCCGACGGGACGAAGGCGCCGGGATATCGTTCCGAACCGAATCACGGCGGCCACGCGCCAGGCGTCGTGCTTTTCGAAGAGTGGTGGGGGTTAAACGATCAAATCGTCGAGACCGCGGATCGTCTAGCCAGTCGCGGTTTTCGCGTGCTCGTTCCGGATCTGTACCGCGGTAAAGTCGCCGCGACCGGAGACGAAGCCAATCATTTGATGGAGGGACTAGATTTCATCGACGCCGCAACGCAAGACGCGCGCGGTGCGGCGGCATTTCTACGAAGCCACGAATCTGACCGCATCGGCGTTTTGAGATTTTGCATGGGCGGCGCGCTCGCCATGCTCGCCGCGATGCACGATACCGACTTCGACGCAGCAGTTGTTTTTTATGGATATCCGCCGGCCGAAGCCGGCGATCCGTCGCGCATCGGCATCCCGATTATGGGGCACTGGGCCGAACGCGATGACTTCTTCCCCATGCAAGGCGTTGACGAAATCGAACGCGCCCTACAACGCGGCGGCGTTCCATACGAATTCTATCGATACGATGCGGGACACGCTTTTTATAATCCGGGCGGGATCGGCAACCACCATCCAGAGCATGCCGAAACGGCATGGGAGCGTAGCGTCGACTTTTTGGATCGCATGCTACGCCCGCCGGATTATCGAGCAGACTAACATACCGGAAAGGCAAATTACGCCCGACGGTCGCTACTTTGTGATTCGCGGCAGATTGTGGCGATCGTCCAATCCACACTTAAGCGAAACGGCGCGCGAACAACTCGTGCGAGACCTCATGGCGGCGCGTCGCGCCGTCGGTGTCGCGAAGCGAACGGCCGATCGCGACGGCGAAGTGGCCGCTCGCGCCCGAGTCGATCTCGCCAAACACGCTCTCGGCGAGCGCGGACCCGTTTGGTGGACCGACGGATCACCCGATTACAATCGGCATCTCGTGCGCTCAACGCCGTACGCCGAATGGCACACGTTGCTCGCGCGTCACGAAAACGAGCGTGCGGATTCCGGCGAGCAGAGCTCGCCGGAGAACCCCGCCGATTAAATCGGTGACTGCACCGTGCCGATCACGGTTGCAGCAAGCCCTTTGTTGAAGCTGTACATGTATTTTCCGCTCGGATAGCCGTACACGTCGACCGAGGTGTTCGTCTTGTCGCCGCACGCGAGGGTCGCTTGCGCTTTATCGAGCGAACATTGCGGGGACGAACCCTTCAACGGATACGTCTTGGGTTTACCGGTGTACGGCGGCGCGTAGACGTTGAGCGTTTGATTGGAGTCGTCCGTAATAATCAGATCGTCTTTCTTATCGAACGTGGGCGCTCCCGGATTGACAAGTGCGAAGTTCTTGACGGGTTTGCCCGGCATCTTCCCGCCGGCGAACAGCAACAGCCCGGTGGCGTACGAGGAATCGTAATATGGAACGTACAGGTCGTCTTTCGAATCGACGCCGACGCCGGCCACTAAGAAGAAGTTTGCGTTGGTAAGGTATTTGGTCGTCTTCTTCGCGCCTTTGGCGTACACGGCCACGTTACCGCCCGTGCTCGACGGTCCCAAGATGTTGTTGACGTACGTGATGCCCTTTGAACTGAACGCAATGCCGGCCGGCTGGCCGTTCGAGTCGGCGAGGGTCGTTACGAGCGCGCCGCAATTCGGTTTGAACTCGACGATGTCGGGCGATCCGTTCGCGCCGAGCCCTTCGGGCACCCAAAGATTGCCGGCACTGTCTACGCCGAGGGTATTGATGCCCTCTCCAGTGCTTGCGATCGTACAAGTGGCCGGCTTATTGTTTTTATTGCCGGCGGCGAACACCAAAACCGGGGCTGACGCCGTCGTGTCGTACGACGCAACGGAGACCTGCGCTTTGACTGCAGCAGGATCGACGAAACGGAGTTGGCTGCGATTCGGTGCCGCGGCGCCCATGCTGCCGAGCGATACGAGCGTAGATGCAGCTGTGGCGTTGGGCGGAGCGTACGACGCACCGCCGGAGCAACCGGCGAAAGTAGCGGCGACGAAGAGCGCGGCCGCCGTGCGCGTGCGATGCGGGGTGTGCATAATGCTGGCTCCTACAAATAGCAACGAGCCGCCCCTCACATATAATGAGGAGCAGCTGAGATGGTGCCAAGGGCCGGAACCGAACCGGCGACACCGCACTTTTCAGGGCTGAACATCCCCTTGAGTGCACGTCGGCCGCCGTCGTCTCCACGACGCCCTCAGCGTGATATAGAGGTAAGTCGGGTGGCTAGCGGTGTCCTTCCAAGGCAGTCGTCCTCGCGAAAGTCTGGACGATAAGGCTGGGAGCACACGAGACAAAAAAGACGCAGCGAGTGATCGCTCCGTCTAGTAGGGGGGGCTAGCCCTCCCTTCAGGTCCGCTCGTGTCCGCAACCCTGCTTATCAGCGTCTAACTCGCCAGGGAAGATATACGTGTCGCTGATGGTTACCGGATCTTAGCTGCTCCCGCGGGCGCGCTCGGAGTCGAAAAAAACGGGGGCCGTAAAGCCCCCGCTCGCCTCATTAGGTCGTCAAATTAGGACCCGGCGGCTGCACCAAACGGATCCGAAAGTCCGCTTGTAATAGTGTAAGGGCTTCCGGCACCGGCCGGTGCAACTACCACGTCTCCAGCTGTTCCGAGTGGAATGTATTGCGATCCGTCGGGCGCGGTCGTCAAATAATACACTGTGCTGCCATAGGGTGCGGACGATGCAAGCGTCC
This region includes:
- a CDS encoding 2-dehydropantoate 2-reductase, with the translated sequence MRIAVIGAGAIGGFVAAALARSGVAVGVVARGAHLEAIRRNGLHVRSDLGSFDVRVEAAEDVRALGSFDALVLAFKSHQWEPSLVQSLSDPRYSGATIVTLQNGVPFWYVRRPALQSVDPGGVLGSAFEDERIVGGVVHVSGRVEAPGSIVQSGGLRYVLGGVAATAQPRVAAIASIMRDAGLHAEVDDDIRAIAWLKLVNNVGLNSVSTLEDASIRTMLGNERQVAEVRRLMHETLDVGRAMGVVADADIDARIAYAARLDDVRTSMLQDFRSDKPLEIDPMLGAVVELAGRYDVDVPHVRAAYHQLQRLSAPASRD
- a CDS encoding DUF5069 domain-containing protein codes for the protein MTRMPTDFRDGQTFPRPGRQTAGDAMWLFRLSDKARAAKAGTIHDYIYPCPMDRGVLERWGVAITEFEAALDEYGDDATLMVWFRTRVLPEAVQSANTWLQDEKSENMDRQDREEGVAPSTNA
- a CDS encoding dienelactone hydrolase family protein, which translates into the protein MGERVEFVRPDGTKAPGYRSEPNHGGHAPGVVLFEEWWGLNDQIVETADRLASRGFRVLVPDLYRGKVAATGDEANHLMEGLDFIDAATQDARGAAAFLRSHESDRIGVLRFCMGGALAMLAAMHDTDFDAAVVFYGYPPAEAGDPSRIGIPIMGHWAERDDFFPMQGVDEIERALQRGGVPYEFYRYDAGHAFYNPGGIGNHHPEHAETAWERSVDFLDRMLRPPDYRAD